The following are encoded together in the Capsulimonas corticalis genome:
- the serC gene encoding 3-phosphoserine/phosphohydroxythreonine transaminase, whose amino-acid sequence MMSHRIYNFSAGPAILPEAVLEEAAQGVREINGSGMSLLEVSHRGKDYEAIHADAEQRLLRVLGLSADDYVPLFLQGGASGQFAQLPLNFLSAGQHAEYIIGGDWGAKALKEGKNLGDVREIASSKADKYAYIPKQFTVSPDARYVHITTNNTIEGTEYFDLPNVGDVPLVADCSSDFTAIQRDNSKFAMIYAGAQKNAGPAGVTIVAARKSFLDTARTDIPAIWAYKTHRDANSLYNTPPTFAIYVVGLVLKWIEAEGGQAVIEKRNKEKAAILYNALDELSSFYEPAVTAKEDRSLMNVTWRLRNADLEAEFLAEAKAAKLDGLKGHRSVGGFRASIYNAFPVAGVQTLADLLRDFAQRKG is encoded by the coding sequence ATGATGAGCCACCGGATATACAACTTCAGCGCCGGGCCCGCTATCCTGCCCGAGGCTGTGCTGGAAGAAGCCGCGCAAGGCGTGCGCGAAATTAATGGATCGGGAATGTCCCTGCTGGAAGTCAGTCACCGGGGCAAGGACTATGAGGCCATTCACGCCGACGCGGAGCAGCGCCTGCTGCGCGTCCTTGGCCTGAGCGCGGACGACTATGTTCCGCTCTTTTTGCAGGGCGGCGCAAGCGGCCAGTTCGCTCAGCTCCCCCTCAACTTCCTGAGCGCGGGCCAGCACGCCGAGTACATCATCGGCGGCGACTGGGGCGCGAAGGCGCTCAAGGAAGGAAAGAACCTGGGCGACGTGCGCGAAATCGCGTCGTCGAAGGCGGACAAGTACGCGTATATTCCCAAGCAGTTCACGGTATCGCCCGACGCGCGCTACGTCCACATCACCACGAACAACACGATCGAGGGCACCGAATACTTCGATCTGCCCAATGTCGGCGATGTCCCGCTGGTCGCGGATTGCTCCTCGGACTTCACCGCCATTCAGCGCGACAACAGCAAGTTCGCCATGATCTACGCCGGCGCGCAGAAGAACGCGGGCCCGGCGGGCGTCACCATTGTCGCCGCCCGTAAGTCCTTCTTAGACACCGCCCGCACCGATATCCCCGCGATCTGGGCCTACAAGACGCACCGCGACGCCAACTCCCTTTACAACACCCCGCCGACCTTCGCGATCTACGTCGTCGGCCTGGTGCTGAAGTGGATTGAGGCCGAGGGCGGACAGGCCGTCATCGAGAAGCGCAATAAAGAAAAGGCCGCGATCCTTTACAACGCGCTCGACGAACTGAGCAGCTTCTACGAGCCGGCCGTCACCGCCAAGGAAGACCGCTCGCTGATGAACGTCACCTGGCGCCTGCGCAACGCCGACCTCGAAGCCGAGTTCCTGGCCGAAGCCAAAGCCGCGAAGCTCGACGGTCTGAAAGGCCACCGCAGCGTCGGCGGCTTCCGCGCCTCCATTTACAACGCGTTCCCGGTCGCCGGCGTCCAAACGCTCGCCGACCTGCTGCGGGATTTCGCGCAGCGTAAGGGTTAA
- the serA gene encoding phosphoglycerate dehydrogenase, producing MPRVLVSDPIAPEGIAILKQVADVDVKTGLPKEELASIIGEYDALAVRSETKVTAEVLANAHKLKIIGRAGVGVDNIDVETATKRGILVVNSPEGNTLAAAELSVAMLLALARNIPQADQALRNGEWKRSKYMGSEVYGKSLGVIGLGKIGKEVVKRAQAFGMSILGYDPYLKPEQAEKLGIRLVDLPTLYKESDYITVHVPKTKETSGMIGAEQLATMKPTVRLINCARGGIIDEAALAQAAKDGKIGGAAIDVFTTEPAPADNPLLGIPTIITTPHLGASTEEAQVNVAIDIAEQIADVLSGKPARAAVNMPSVSAEVLARIQPYLTLAEKIGSLQSQLTTSGVRAIEVVYKGDFGDLPTLHITRGAVKGVLDTVVPESVNYVNAPGLAASRGINITESRTGADESGSPVLTVRAETQSGWREISGTVFGPKDIRILTIDGYRVDVKPEGFLLVTKHTDRPGVIGKVGTLLGDKGVNIAGMHVGRESEGKGALMVLLIDSAIPDGGVEEILKIDGMENARQVQL from the coding sequence ATGCCGAGAGTTTTGGTGAGCGACCCGATCGCTCCGGAAGGGATCGCGATCCTGAAGCAGGTCGCGGATGTAGACGTGAAGACGGGCCTGCCCAAGGAAGAGCTGGCTTCGATCATTGGAGAATACGATGCGCTGGCCGTGCGCTCCGAGACCAAGGTAACCGCCGAGGTTCTGGCGAACGCGCATAAGCTCAAGATCATTGGACGCGCCGGGGTCGGCGTGGACAATATCGATGTGGAGACCGCCACCAAGCGCGGCATTCTCGTCGTCAACAGCCCCGAAGGCAACACCCTCGCGGCCGCCGAGCTGTCGGTGGCGATGCTCCTGGCGCTGGCCCGCAACATTCCGCAGGCCGATCAGGCGCTGCGCAACGGCGAGTGGAAGCGCTCCAAGTACATGGGCTCCGAAGTCTACGGCAAGTCCTTGGGCGTCATCGGACTGGGCAAGATCGGCAAGGAAGTCGTCAAGCGTGCGCAGGCGTTCGGCATGTCGATCCTGGGCTACGATCCTTACCTGAAGCCGGAGCAGGCCGAGAAGCTGGGCATCCGCCTGGTCGATCTGCCGACGCTTTATAAAGAGTCGGATTACATCACGGTCCACGTTCCCAAGACCAAGGAAACGTCGGGCATGATCGGCGCGGAGCAGCTCGCGACCATGAAACCCACCGTGCGCCTGATCAACTGCGCGCGCGGCGGCATCATCGACGAAGCGGCGCTGGCGCAGGCGGCGAAGGACGGCAAAATCGGCGGCGCGGCCATCGACGTCTTCACCACCGAGCCGGCCCCGGCGGATAACCCGCTGCTCGGCATCCCGACCATCATCACCACCCCGCACCTGGGAGCCAGCACCGAAGAGGCGCAGGTAAATGTTGCGATCGACATCGCCGAGCAGATTGCCGATGTCCTTAGCGGCAAGCCGGCGCGCGCGGCGGTCAATATGCCGTCGGTGTCCGCCGAAGTCCTGGCCCGCATCCAGCCGTATCTGACCCTGGCGGAGAAGATCGGCAGCCTGCAATCGCAGCTCACCACGAGCGGCGTACGCGCCATCGAAGTCGTTTACAAGGGCGACTTCGGCGACCTGCCCACCCTGCACATCACCCGGGGCGCCGTCAAAGGCGTGCTGGACACCGTGGTTCCGGAGAGCGTCAACTACGTCAACGCGCCGGGCCTGGCGGCGTCGCGCGGCATCAACATCACGGAAAGCCGCACCGGCGCCGATGAGAGCGGCTCGCCCGTCCTCACCGTCCGCGCCGAGACCCAGAGCGGCTGGCGCGAGATCAGCGGCACAGTCTTCGGCCCGAAGGATATCCGTATCCTGACGATCGACGGCTACCGCGTGGATGTCAAGCCGGAAGGCTTCCTGCTGGTCACCAAGCACACCGACCGCCCGGGCGTCATCGGCAAAGTCGGCACGCTGCTCGGCGACAAGGGCGTCAACATCGCCGGCATGCATGTCGGCCGCGAGAGCGAGGGCAAGGGCGCGCTGATGGTCCTGCTGATCGACAGCGCGATCCCGGATGGCGGCGTCGAGGAGATCCTCAAGATCGACGGCATGGAAAACGCGCGCCAAGTCCAGCTGTAG